Proteins co-encoded in one Nicotiana sylvestris chromosome 7, ASM39365v2, whole genome shotgun sequence genomic window:
- the LOC104235499 gene encoding 2S seed storage albumin protein-like, whose protein sequence is MAKISLAAALLLCLLAVASANTFTVTTTVTENDIDNQGSQRCQEQIQRQRLNHCRMYLSRSRQYYGDELSMVTDDEESNQGQQHLQQCCQELRNMDTQCRCEALRRMVTQQRGGRGQEAERMSERARYLPRMCNIQPTQCRF, encoded by the exons ATGGCGAAGATTTCACTTGCTGCTGCTCTTCTCTTGTGCTTGTTAGCCGTTGCAAGTGCCAACACCTTCACCGTCACCACCACCGTGACGGAGAACGATATCGACAATCAAGGGTCACAGAGGTGCCAAGAGCAGATCCAGAGACAGAGGCTCAACCACTGCag GATGTACCTTTCAAGAAGCCGCCAATATTATGGCGACGAGCTGAGCATGGTGACAGATGATGAGGAGAGCAACCAAGGACAGCAGCATCTCCAACAATGCTGCCAGGAATTGAGGAACATGGACACTCAATGCCGCTGCGAGGCACTTAGGAGAATGGTGACACAACAACGTGGCGGCCGTGGCCAAGAGGCAGAGCGCATGTCAGAGAGAGCTCGTTATCTCCCCCGTATGTGCAACATCCAACCTACCCAGTGCCGCTTCTAA